The window CAGCTGGAGGTCGAACCGCAGGGTCTGCTGGAGCGGATCGGGGAGGCGCTCGGTTTCGTCGACCGTCAGGTCATCGACGACCTGCACGACTTCAAGGAGTTCGTCGAAGCCGCCCACGGCGGCCCGCCGAGCGCACCCCCGGGCGCCGACCCCGGCACGCCCCGGGCGGCCTGACCGCTCACCGGTCGGCACCGCCGCCCGTCCACCCACCCGCCAGCGCGCCCGATCGACGCCCGCCGCGCCGGCGGTCTGGTCAGGGCCGGAGTTCCCGCAGCGCCCGACACCGCGTCATGCGTCGTTCACGTGACGGTCGCCGACCTTGGGATGAATGGGGTCGCCCGCAGTTGTACAGCCAACTGCCGGCAACCCTCATCCCGATCTCCGTGACCAGCCGCGGACGGGCCCGGCCGTGCCCTCCCGCGGACCGGTCGCCCGGGCGCGGCGGACAGGACCACCGTGGCCGCAGGCAGCGCCCTGACGCTCAGCTCATCCGCCAACCCGGTCGAAGGCGACAGGCTCACCTTCCACTGGAGCACCGACGCCCCGGACGCCAAGAACTGGGTCGGCGTCTACGACGGCAGCAGGAAGCCCGGCACCGGCTCGTCGCTGCTCTGGAAGTACACCCCGGCCGCCGCGGGGGACGTGCAGCTCGACACCTCGGCGCTGACCGGCGGCCCGTACACCGCGTACCTGCTGGCCAAGGACGGCTACGGCGTCCTGGCGCAGACCGCGCCCTTCACCTTCCGGCCCAAGCCCGCCGTGGTCCGCCCGCACAGCGCGGTCGACGCGCTGACCACCGCGGCCGTGGCGCCCGGGGGCGCCGTCTCGGTCAAGCTCGGCGGTCTCTGGTCCCGGCCGGCCGGCAACCCGGCGGGCACCGCGGCGTTCCGCAAGATCAGCGGCCCGGCCTGGGCCTCCGTCGGCTCCGACGGCACGCTCACCGGGACCGCGCCCGCCACCGCGCCGAAGAACCCGGAGGTGGTGGTCGTCGGCGTGAAGGACAGCGCGGGCGCCACCGACACCGTCACCGTGCAGATCCCGGTGGCGGACCCGGCAGGGCCGCTGCGGCTGAAGGTGGCGAGCTGGAACCTCGCCGAGGCCGGCGCGGCCTTCACCGACGCGGTGGAGAAGCAGCTGCGGGTGGTGCTCGCCCAGGGCCTGGACGTGCTCGCCCTCCAGGAGACGGCCGGCAGCGCCGCCCAGAGCCTGGCCACCGCGCTCGGCTGGTACGCCTACCAGAGCGCGGGCAGCGTCGGCGTCCTCAGCCGCTACCCGCTGTCCGCCGTCACCCCGGTCACCGCCGGGCTGCCCGCGGCCGGTGTGACGGTGCAGCTGCCCGTCGGCCGGGGCGTCCGCTTCTGGGCCGCCCACCTGGACGAGGGGAACTACGGCCCCTACGCGGTGCAGGACGGCCAGAGCGCTGCCCAGGTGACCGCCGGGGAGAGCGCCTCCGCCCGCCTCCAGCAGGCCACGGCGCTCGCCGCGGCCGTCCGCGCCGAGGTCGCCGCGCACACCCCGGTGGTCCTCGCCGGCGCGCTCTCCTCGCCCTCGCACCTGGACTGGACGGCGGCCACCGCGGCCAGCCACGGCGGGGT of the Kitasatospora sp. NBC_01246 genome contains:
- a CDS encoding endonuclease/exonuclease/phosphatase family protein, whose translation is MAAGSALTLSSSANPVEGDRLTFHWSTDAPDAKNWVGVYDGSRKPGTGSSLLWKYTPAAAGDVQLDTSALTGGPYTAYLLAKDGYGVLAQTAPFTFRPKPAVVRPHSAVDALTTAAVAPGGAVSVKLGGLWSRPAGNPAGTAAFRKISGPAWASVGSDGTLTGTAPATAPKNPEVVVVGVKDSAGATDTVTVQIPVADPAGPLRLKVASWNLAEAGAAFTDAVEKQLRVVLAQGLDVLALQETAGSAAQSLATALGWYAYQSAGSVGVLSRYPLSAVTPVTAGLPAAGVTVQLPVGRGVRFWAAHLDEGNYGPYAVQDGQSAAQVTAGESASARLQQATALAAAVRAEVAAHTPVVLAGALSSPSHLDWTAATAASHGGVGPLNWPVTVALQEAGLTDSFRAENRNPAKAPGATWSPVRKQRGSKPEPQDRIDYVLYAGPLKLVEAHTLVADWPATGTDPAAIAANQWPSDSAAAVATFQL